In Haloarcula salinisoli, one genomic interval encodes:
- a CDS encoding sulfite exporter TauE/SafE family protein, whose protein sequence is MLPVSGLSAGETTGLAAMVGLGLVGSVHCLGMCGPLVTTYADRLDDGGPLSLSEIRQQALFNVGRTVSYTLLGGVFGAAGGLLFDLAALVRVGELVRGGVGVAVGLVILAVGVGYLTRGRAVDVGRSLPLVGDLFARVSSLLVDRLDRLVDGPGMVALGAMHGLLPCPLLYPAFLYAATTGSAVTGALSLAALGLGTVPLVFAAGTAFGTLPTRRRAALHRVMGGVFLLLALVPLANGLAAFGVAIPKPPLPMPWT, encoded by the coding sequence ATGCTCCCCGTGAGCGGGCTGTCGGCGGGCGAGACGACCGGGCTCGCCGCGATGGTCGGGCTCGGACTCGTCGGGAGTGTCCACTGTCTCGGGATGTGTGGCCCGCTCGTGACGACCTACGCCGACCGGTTAGACGACGGGGGGCCGCTGTCGCTCTCCGAAATCCGCCAGCAGGCGCTGTTCAACGTCGGCCGCACGGTGAGTTACACGCTGCTTGGCGGCGTGTTCGGGGCGGCGGGGGGGCTCCTGTTCGACCTGGCGGCGCTCGTCCGCGTGGGCGAACTCGTCCGGGGCGGCGTCGGCGTCGCGGTGGGCCTGGTCATCCTCGCCGTCGGGGTGGGCTACCTGACCCGGGGCCGGGCCGTCGACGTGGGTCGGTCTCTGCCGCTGGTCGGCGATCTCTTCGCCCGTGTCTCCTCATTGCTGGTCGACCGCCTCGACCGGCTGGTCGACGGCCCGGGGATGGTCGCGCTGGGTGCCATGCACGGACTGCTCCCGTGTCCGCTGCTGTATCCGGCCTTTCTTTACGCCGCGACCACCGGCTCGGCGGTGACCGGGGCGCTCTCGCTCGCGGCGCTGGGCCTTGGCACCGTCCCGCTGGTCTTTGCCGCCGGCACCGCCTTCGGGACGCTCCCGACCCGCCGACGCGCCGCCTTGCACCGCGTCATGGGCGGCGTCTTCCTCCTGCTCGCGCTGGTACCGCTCGCGAACGGGCTGGCGGCCTTCGGCGTCGCCATCCCGAAACCGCCGCTGCCGATGCCCTGGACATGA
- a CDS encoding heavy metal translocating P-type ATPase, with amino-acid sequence MTDCTLCGLATDDPVTDSDVAGSFCCRGCLEVARTLDEPADTDPEAVETGTDPDDAEGETTFCSVSGMHCATCELFLERRATTHDGIRAASASYATGTLRVTYDPDRVDADALPDRLSGTGYEVAHRGADTATDDQREGRLLVGGFFGMMTMLWYLLFLYPAYLGLDFGLVDLEGAAGAYLLWNTAVMTAVVVGYTGWPLLRGAVVSLRTGRPNMDLLVAMAATTAFAYSVVAVLLGRTEVYFDVATVIVLAVSVGDYYRDRVRRAAAGRLTDLSSQRVQRATLRTDAGTETVAVDALAPGDEVVVGEGERIPVDGQVAEGAAGVDESLVTGESLPVRKMPGDDAVGGALVTDGEVVVRVGPDAESTVDRLTELLWRVQSERGGVQRLVDRVAAVFVPLVVGLAVLAGVGHLVGGAAPTDALLTGLAVLVVSCPCALGLATPLATAAGVRAALDEGVVVTDGSAFETASEVDVVAFDKTGTLTTGAMWLVERPDDDALWRAAAVEQFADHPLATAITEAAQPSDTAVEDVEHHPGRGVSGTIDGERVVVGTPSLLADEGLSVPERLVERCGRARADGQIPALVGWDGRARDVVVGGDQHREEWETVVESLSPREVVVITGDGPEAAAPFERHDAVDEVFAGVPPDAKAEVVERLQSRGTVAMVGDGTNDAPALGTADLGIALSSGTALAADAAEAVVTTGDLGAVPRVFELTTRTRRRIRENLAWAFCYNAVALPLALLGLLNPLFAALAMTASSLLVVANSARSLGDGESISTEEGVSGPAVPATGD; translated from the coding sequence ATGACCGACTGCACCCTCTGTGGACTGGCGACGGACGACCCCGTGACCGACAGCGACGTGGCCGGCTCGTTCTGCTGTCGGGGCTGTCTCGAGGTCGCCCGCACCCTGGACGAGCCCGCCGACACTGACCCCGAGGCCGTCGAGACGGGGACCGACCCCGACGACGCCGAGGGCGAGACCACCTTCTGCTCGGTGTCCGGGATGCACTGTGCGACCTGCGAGCTGTTCCTCGAACGGCGCGCGACTACCCACGACGGCATCAGGGCGGCGTCGGCCAGTTACGCCACGGGGACGCTGCGAGTGACCTACGACCCCGACCGGGTCGACGCCGACGCCCTGCCAGACCGACTCTCCGGGACGGGCTACGAGGTCGCCCACCGCGGGGCCGACACCGCGACCGACGACCAGCGCGAGGGGCGCCTGCTCGTCGGCGGCTTCTTCGGGATGATGACGATGCTGTGGTACCTCCTGTTTCTGTATCCGGCGTATCTGGGCCTGGACTTCGGACTGGTCGACCTCGAGGGGGCGGCCGGCGCGTATCTGCTCTGGAACACGGCCGTGATGACCGCCGTCGTGGTCGGCTACACCGGCTGGCCCCTGCTTCGGGGCGCGGTGGTGAGTCTGCGAACCGGCCGGCCGAACATGGACCTGCTGGTGGCGATGGCCGCGACGACGGCCTTCGCCTACAGCGTCGTCGCCGTCCTCCTGGGCCGGACGGAGGTGTACTTCGACGTGGCGACGGTCATCGTACTCGCGGTGTCCGTGGGCGACTACTACCGCGACCGGGTCCGCCGGGCCGCCGCGGGGCGACTGACGGACCTGTCCAGCCAGCGGGTCCAGCGGGCGACGCTACGGACCGACGCCGGAACCGAGACGGTCGCCGTCGACGCGCTGGCCCCCGGCGACGAGGTGGTGGTCGGCGAGGGCGAACGCATCCCGGTCGACGGGCAGGTCGCCGAGGGGGCCGCCGGCGTCGACGAATCGCTGGTGACCGGCGAGTCCCTGCCAGTCAGGAAGATGCCGGGCGACGACGCGGTCGGCGGTGCGCTGGTGACCGACGGCGAGGTGGTCGTCCGCGTCGGTCCCGACGCCGAGAGCACTGTCGACCGACTCACGGAGCTGCTCTGGCGGGTCCAGAGCGAGCGCGGCGGCGTCCAGCGCCTCGTGGACCGCGTCGCGGCCGTCTTCGTCCCCCTCGTCGTGGGACTGGCTGTCCTCGCGGGGGTCGGCCACCTGGTCGGCGGGGCGGCCCCGACCGACGCCCTGCTGACCGGGCTGGCGGTACTGGTGGTCTCCTGTCCCTGTGCACTGGGGCTGGCGACGCCGCTGGCGACGGCCGCCGGCGTCCGCGCGGCGCTGGACGAGGGTGTCGTGGTCACCGACGGCTCGGCCTTCGAGACGGCCAGCGAGGTCGACGTCGTCGCCTTCGACAAGACCGGGACACTCACCACCGGCGCAATGTGGCTGGTCGAGCGGCCCGACGACGACGCGCTATGGCGGGCTGCCGCCGTCGAACAGTTCGCCGACCATCCGCTGGCGACGGCCATCACCGAGGCTGCGCAGCCGTCCGACACCGCGGTCGAAGACGTCGAACACCACCCCGGTCGCGGCGTGAGTGGAACAATCGACGGCGAGCGCGTCGTCGTCGGGACGCCCTCGCTACTGGCCGACGAGGGGCTATCGGTGCCCGAGCGGCTGGTCGAACGCTGCGGGCGGGCCCGCGCCGACGGGCAGATTCCCGCACTCGTCGGCTGGGACGGGCGTGCCCGGGACGTCGTGGTGGGCGGCGACCAGCACCGCGAGGAGTGGGAGACCGTCGTCGAGTCGCTGTCGCCCCGGGAGGTCGTGGTCATCACCGGCGACGGCCCCGAAGCCGCCGCACCGTTCGAGCGCCACGACGCGGTCGACGAGGTGTTCGCCGGCGTCCCGCCGGACGCGAAAGCCGAAGTTGTCGAGCGGCTCCAGTCACGGGGCACCGTCGCGATGGTCGGCGACGGCACCAACGACGCGCCGGCGCTGGGGACGGCGGACCTGGGCATCGCCCTTTCCTCCGGGACGGCGCTCGCGGCCGACGCCGCCGAGGCCGTCGTGACGACCGGTGACCTCGGTGCGGTCCCCCGGGTGTTCGAGCTGACGACCCGGACCCGGCGGCGCATCCGTGAGAACCTCGCGTGGGCGTTCTGCTACAACGCCGTGGCGCTCCCGCTGGCCCTGCTGGGCCTGCTGAACCCGCTGTTTGCCGCGCTGGCGATGACCGCCTCCAGTCTGCTCGTGGTCGCCAACTCCGCGCGGTCGCTAGGTGATGGAGAATCGATCTCGACCGAAGAGGGAGTCTCAGGGCCCGCTGTGCCGGCGACGGGGGACTGA
- a CDS encoding halocyanin domain-containing protein yields the protein MTVGRRQFLTATAGAAALGVAGTASAQSEPDYGGWFDNVSNYDETVDKRGQDTVEITVGAEGNNGAYAFGPAAVRVNPGTEVVWKWSGNGGGHNVVSDGDGPLDSGSPVSESGTTYSHTFENKGTFKYVCTPHKSLGMKGAVVVEEGTPGPKGPPAKPDYGGWFSGVSNFDGNTVDKTGSDSVEITVGAEGNNGAYAFDPPAVRVTPGTKVTWKWSGNGGGHNVVSDGDGPLDSGDPVSDSGTTYSHTFEEYGINKYVCTPHKSLGMKGAVVVGGPLEGASGGEGGTDVELSGPGWLLAGSVLAAFFSPLLLAAVMRRRYRERPPEPTDSDLERASGPTPVEEATEPEPAVEVGHDEFDPWGTASLVAAYFVLIALLWVFMYFVEFLGRVSVIG from the coding sequence ATGACTGTCGGACGGCGGCAGTTCCTGACGGCGACCGCCGGGGCGGCGGCCCTCGGTGTGGCCGGGACTGCCAGCGCACAGAGCGAACCGGACTACGGTGGCTGGTTCGACAACGTCTCGAACTACGACGAGACCGTCGACAAGCGCGGCCAGGACACGGTCGAGATAACGGTCGGCGCGGAGGGTAACAACGGCGCGTACGCGTTCGGACCGGCCGCTGTACGAGTCAATCCCGGGACCGAGGTCGTCTGGAAGTGGAGCGGGAACGGCGGCGGCCACAACGTGGTCTCGGACGGCGACGGACCACTGGACTCCGGCAGCCCGGTCTCGGAATCGGGGACGACCTACAGCCACACCTTCGAGAACAAGGGGACGTTCAAGTACGTCTGTACCCCCCACAAGAGCCTCGGGATGAAAGGCGCCGTCGTCGTCGAGGAAGGCACGCCCGGCCCGAAGGGGCCGCCCGCCAAGCCCGACTACGGCGGCTGGTTCAGCGGCGTCTCGAACTTCGACGGGAACACGGTCGACAAGACCGGTTCCGACAGCGTCGAGATTACGGTCGGCGCGGAGGGTAACAACGGCGCCTACGCCTTCGACCCGCCGGCGGTCCGGGTCACGCCCGGGACGAAAGTCACCTGGAAGTGGAGCGGGAACGGCGGCGGCCACAACGTCGTCTCGGACGGCGACGGGCCGCTGGATTCGGGCGACCCGGTATCGGACAGCGGGACAACGTACAGCCATACCTTCGAGGAGTACGGCATCAACAAGTACGTCTGTACCCCCCACAAGAGCCTCGGGATGAAAGGCGCCGTCGTCGTCGGCGGCCCGCTGGAGGGCGCGAGCGGCGGCGAGGGCGGTACCGACGTCGAGCTCTCGGGCCCGGGCTGGCTGCTGGCGGGGTCGGTGCTTGCGGCCTTCTTCTCACCGCTGCTCCTGGCTGCGGTGATGCGCCGGCGCTACCGCGAGCGGCCGCCGGAGCCGACAGATTCGGACCTCGAGCGGGCGAGCGGCCCCACGCCGGTCGAGGAGGCGACGGAGCCGGAGCCGGCCGTCGAGGTCGGCCACGACGAGTTCGACCCGTGGGGAACGGCCTCGCTCGTGGCGGCGTACTTCGTCCTCATCGCCCTGCTGTGGGTGTTCATGTACTTCGTGGAGTTCCTCGGTCGCGTCTCGGTCATCGGGTGA
- a CDS encoding NADH-quinone oxidoreductase subunit D: MSQSVSTPATGAGDRIESIREHVVREERHENAPAVVIRADEVQQVLSTLKTEVGLDHCACVTAQEYADRFETIYHLRSYDDPTRELSVVVPTAHDDPRSESAAPVYRTAEWHEREAYDLLGIEYDDHPDLRRILLPETWQGHPLRREYDQSQPQIVTFREQQKLLEDEHVGPDTMHLNVGPHHPSTHGVLHLTVELDGEQVAAVDPDIGYIHRCEEQMCQQGTYRHQIMPYPDRWDWGGAGLLNEWAYARTAEALADIEVPEYAQVIRTMCGELARILSHMLAVATYALDVVGEFTAVFMWGFRDRELVQDILEDLTGQRLMFNYLRLGGVAWDLPKPRETFFENIQDFLDELPRKLAEYHNMLTNNEIIQLRTVDTGHLDPETAKAYGCTGPVARAAGVDYDLRRDDPYGYYDELDWSVVTDDGGDNFARLQVRLREVEESAKIIQQCVDLLREWPESDREIQANVPRTLRPEPDTEIYRAVEAAKGELGIYIRSDGTETPARFKIRGPSFSHVQALSEMAEGEYIPDLVATLGSLDTIMGEVDR, encoded by the coding sequence ATGTCCCAGTCCGTCTCCACGCCGGCCACTGGGGCCGGCGACCGTATCGAGTCGATACGCGAGCACGTCGTCCGCGAGGAGCGCCACGAGAACGCGCCGGCGGTCGTGATACGCGCCGACGAGGTCCAGCAGGTACTCTCGACGCTGAAGACCGAGGTGGGCCTGGACCACTGCGCCTGTGTCACCGCCCAGGAGTACGCCGACCGCTTCGAGACCATCTATCACCTCCGGAGCTACGACGACCCGACCCGGGAGCTATCCGTGGTGGTACCGACGGCCCACGACGACCCCCGAAGCGAGTCGGCCGCGCCCGTCTACCGCACCGCCGAGTGGCACGAACGGGAGGCCTACGACCTGCTGGGTATCGAGTACGACGACCACCCCGACCTCCGCCGGATTCTGTTGCCCGAGACCTGGCAGGGCCACCCGCTGCGCCGGGAGTACGACCAGTCCCAGCCCCAGATAGTGACGTTTCGCGAACAGCAGAAACTGCTCGAAGACGAGCACGTCGGCCCCGACACGATGCATCTCAACGTCGGGCCCCACCACCCCTCGACCCACGGCGTGCTCCACCTGACCGTCGAACTCGACGGCGAGCAGGTCGCCGCGGTCGACCCCGATATCGGCTACATCCACCGCTGTGAGGAGCAGATGTGCCAGCAGGGCACCTATCGCCACCAGATTATGCCCTATCCCGACCGCTGGGACTGGGGTGGGGCGGGCCTACTGAACGAGTGGGCCTACGCGCGGACCGCAGAGGCCCTGGCCGACATCGAGGTCCCGGAGTACGCCCAAGTGATCCGGACGATGTGTGGCGAACTCGCGCGCATCCTCTCGCATATGCTCGCCGTCGCCACCTACGCGCTGGACGTGGTCGGCGAGTTCACCGCCGTCTTCATGTGGGGCTTCAGAGACCGGGAGCTCGTCCAGGACATCCTCGAAGACCTCACCGGCCAGCGGCTGATGTTCAACTACCTCCGGCTGGGTGGGGTCGCGTGGGACCTTCCAAAACCCCGCGAGACCTTCTTCGAGAATATTCAGGACTTTCTGGACGAACTCCCGCGCAAGCTCGCGGAGTATCACAATATGCTAACGAACAACGAGATTATCCAGCTGCGCACGGTCGACACCGGCCATCTCGACCCCGAAACCGCGAAGGCGTACGGCTGTACCGGCCCCGTCGCTCGGGCCGCCGGCGTGGACTACGACCTCCGGCGGGACGACCCATACGGCTACTACGACGAACTCGACTGGTCGGTCGTCACTGACGACGGCGGCGACAACTTCGCGCGCCTGCAGGTCCGCCTGCGCGAGGTCGAGGAATCAGCGAAGATTATCCAGCAGTGTGTCGACCTGCTCCGAGAGTGGCCAGAAAGCGACCGGGAGATACAGGCCAACGTCCCCCGGACGCTCCGGCCCGAGCCCGACACGGAGATCTATCGAGCGGTCGAGGCCGCCAAGGGGGAACTGGGCATCTACATCCGTTCCGACGGGACCGAGACGCCCGCCCGGTTCAAGATTCGTGGCCCCTCGTTCTCGCACGTCCAGGCGCTCTCGGAGATGGCCGAAGGCGAATACATTCCCGACCTCGTGGCGACCCTTGGCAGCTTAGACACCATCATGGGCGAAGTCGACCGGTAA
- a CDS encoding cytochrome c oxidase subunit II: MQVHNFEKIWLGAALLLIVGFIATVAYGTVGAGVKMVDDSGGEIDPQAVQQGSTGTGFDDPGVVKQNDSHYVVYVVAQQFQFDPGTGDNPIRVPADTRVTFRVTSADVVHGFSIVETNVNTMVIPGQVSEVTARFDNPGTYGLVCHEYCGAAHHEMGGSIEVVPKSNYTYNATEVQN; this comes from the coding sequence ATGCAGGTTCACAACTTCGAGAAGATATGGCTCGGCGCAGCGCTCCTGCTCATCGTCGGCTTCATCGCCACTGTCGCCTACGGCACCGTCGGTGCCGGGGTGAAGATGGTCGACGACTCGGGCGGCGAGATAGACCCGCAGGCAGTCCAGCAGGGGTCGACCGGGACCGGGTTCGACGACCCCGGTGTCGTCAAGCAAAACGACAGTCACTACGTCGTCTACGTGGTGGCCCAGCAGTTCCAGTTTGACCCCGGCACCGGCGACAACCCCATCCGCGTCCCCGCCGACACGCGGGTCACGTTCCGCGTGACCAGTGCGGACGTGGTCCACGGGTTCTCCATCGTCGAGACCAACGTCAACACGATGGTCATCCCCGGCCAGGTGTCGGAGGTCACGGCACGCTTCGACAACCCCGGCACGTACGGCCTGGTCTGTCACGAGTACTGCGGGGCCGCCCACCACGAGATGGGCGGCTCCATCGAGGTGGTCCCGAAATCCAACTACACGTACAACGCTACGGAGGTGCAAAACTGA
- a CDS encoding b(o/a)3-type cytochrome-c oxidase subunit 1: MVYVDNYPKTSKLVRSQFIVSFVALGIGALFGIVQALHRTGVFDGLISDADYYTILTGHGVLLALVFTTFFIAGLFSWAVSNTLERELPQRIAWGAFWLMLFGTVLATVAILGGIMGAPSILGQELSADVLFTFYAPLQAHPLFYVGAALLIVGSWFAGLAYFKSLWAWRSENPDERIPLQTFMVVTTMLMWYISTIGVAVEVVVFLIPWSLGLISQVDPLLTRTLFWYFGHPVVYFWLMPAYLVWYTILPKLAGGRLFSDPLARVVFVLFLLLSTPVGFHHQYVDPGIPEGFKAIAMTNTMFLLLPSLLTAFTVVASVEHGARQRGATGYVSWLRELPWDKPAFTGCMLAGLMFAAGGFSGMINAGMNINYLIHNTLWVPGHFHLTVGTAFALTAMAISYWLVPQLTGKQLRRRKVAVAQPYVWFIGMALMSNAMHRAGLAGVPRRTADPTYDEFAFSGVAGGIGEMRLQIAIGGTLLFVGAAMFLFVMAETWLAHRGGTLSVNGHIPEPLSGADHSPRILDNYKLWTAIALVLIVIAYGPPLWSMVADGIFAPGSPPIPV; encoded by the coding sequence ATGGTCTACGTCGATAACTACCCCAAGACGTCGAAACTCGTTCGAAGCCAGTTCATCGTTTCCTTTGTCGCGCTGGGTATCGGCGCGCTCTTTGGCATCGTCCAGGCGCTGCATCGCACCGGTGTCTTCGACGGGCTCATCAGCGACGCGGACTACTACACCATCCTGACGGGCCACGGCGTCCTGCTGGCGCTGGTGTTTACGACCTTCTTTATCGCCGGACTGTTCAGCTGGGCGGTGAGCAACACCCTGGAACGTGAACTCCCACAGCGCATCGCCTGGGGGGCGTTCTGGCTGATGCTCTTCGGGACGGTGCTGGCGACCGTCGCTATCCTCGGCGGAATCATGGGCGCGCCGTCGATTCTCGGCCAGGAGCTGAGCGCCGACGTGCTCTTTACGTTCTACGCACCGCTGCAGGCCCACCCGCTGTTCTACGTCGGTGCGGCGCTGCTGATCGTCGGCTCGTGGTTCGCCGGCCTCGCCTACTTCAAATCGCTGTGGGCGTGGCGTTCCGAGAACCCCGACGAGCGCATCCCGCTGCAGACGTTCATGGTCGTGACGACGATGTTGATGTGGTATATCTCCACTATCGGCGTCGCCGTCGAGGTGGTCGTCTTCCTCATCCCGTGGTCGCTGGGCCTCATCAGCCAGGTCGACCCACTGCTGACCAGGACGCTGTTCTGGTACTTCGGCCACCCGGTGGTGTACTTCTGGCTGATGCCGGCCTACCTCGTGTGGTACACCATCCTGCCGAAACTGGCCGGCGGGCGGCTGTTCAGCGACCCGCTCGCTCGCGTCGTCTTCGTCCTCTTCCTGCTGCTGTCGACGCCGGTCGGATTCCACCACCAGTACGTCGACCCAGGCATCCCGGAGGGGTTCAAGGCCATCGCGATGACGAACACGATGTTCCTGCTGTTGCCGTCGCTTTTGACCGCGTTCACGGTGGTCGCGAGCGTCGAACACGGGGCCCGACAGCGCGGTGCGACGGGCTATGTCAGCTGGCTGCGTGAGCTGCCGTGGGACAAGCCGGCCTTTACCGGCTGTATGCTCGCCGGCCTGATGTTCGCCGCTGGCGGCTTTTCGGGGATGATAAACGCCGGGATGAACATCAACTACCTCATCCACAACACGCTGTGGGTGCCCGGCCACTTCCACCTGACCGTCGGCACCGCGTTCGCCCTGACGGCGATGGCCATCAGCTACTGGCTGGTGCCCCAGCTCACCGGCAAGCAGCTCCGCCGGCGCAAAGTCGCGGTCGCCCAGCCCTACGTCTGGTTCATCGGCATGGCGCTGATGTCCAACGCGATGCACCGGGCCGGACTGGCGGGCGTCCCGCGTCGGACCGCCGACCCGACGTACGACGAGTTCGCTTTCAGCGGCGTCGCCGGGGGCATCGGCGAGATGCGCCTGCAGATTGCCATCGGCGGAACCTTGCTGTTCGTCGGCGCGGCGATGTTCCTGTTCGTGATGGCCGAGACCTGGCTGGCCCACCGTGGCGGGACGCTCTCGGTCAACGGCCATATCCCGGAGCCGCTGTCGGGGGCGGACCACAGCCCGCGTATCCTCGACAACTACAAACTCTGGACCGCCATCGCGCTGGTGCTCATCGTCATCGCCTACGGGCCGCCGCTCTGGAGCATGGTCGCCGACGGTATCTTCGCCCCGGGCAGCCCGCCCATTCCGGTCTGA
- the msrA gene encoding peptide-methionine (S)-S-oxide reductase MsrA translates to MTEQATFAGGCFWCTESVFKQVEGVEDVVSGYAGGHVENPSYKAVCREETGHAECVQLTYDPEVVSYEDLLSVHFTTHTPTTLNREGNDVGTQYRSAVFYHDETQREAVEAFIEEIQPGYDDDIVTGVEPLETFYRAEEYHQDYFEKNPNQAYCQMTIPPKLDKLREKHTELLA, encoded by the coding sequence ATGACCGAGCAAGCGACGTTCGCGGGTGGGTGTTTCTGGTGTACCGAGTCCGTCTTCAAACAGGTCGAGGGCGTCGAGGACGTCGTCTCGGGCTACGCCGGGGGCCACGTCGAGAACCCCAGTTACAAGGCCGTCTGCCGGGAGGAGACGGGCCACGCCGAGTGTGTCCAGCTCACCTACGACCCCGAGGTGGTGAGCTACGAGGACCTGCTTTCGGTCCACTTCACCACGCACACGCCGACCACGCTGAACCGCGAAGGCAACGACGTGGGCACCCAGTACCGTTCGGCGGTGTTCTACCACGACGAGACCCAGCGCGAGGCCGTGGAGGCCTTCATCGAGGAGATACAGCCGGGCTACGACGACGACATCGTCACCGGGGTCGAACCGCTGGAGACGTTTTACCGCGCCGAGGAGTACCACCAGGACTACTTCGAGAAGAACCCCAACCAGGCCTACTGCCAGATGACCATCCCGCCCAAGCTGGACAAGCTGCGCGAGAAACACACCGAGCTCCTGGCATGA